The DNA sequence TTTACCACATTTACTGTAACATAGCAACAGGACAAGAAACCTTGCCATTTTTATGTTCTgtacaaagacattttacattcacaaaatgaaatgatgatatAGAAATGAAAACGCCTCGTGTGGATTCTTTTTCTTAAACAGGTCTGTACCCTCCGCTTAGTGGGCAGTTTACCAGGTCCACCTAGTCCCCCCCTCCTGCGGAGGTTCTGATGTTTGGAACGGCGACCGGGCCGCTGGGCAACATCAGAACGTTTGATTCATCTTGGGTCCGATTATAttactatatactatactgtatgcTATATTACTATATACAACTGTACAAAGCCATAGAGTTGATGAGCACCAGGAACTTCCAGCTCCAGGCCCACTTCAGCAGATAGTCTCTAAAGAACATTAGGTCGTTGATTGGGGGGGTTGTATAAGACTGCTTTAGATTGAGCCACGTGGACCCAGGGAACTGACAACTGACGCGCAAATTCACTAAAAGGATTGCGCTGCTAAACGCGCACAATAAAGACCAGACAGCTGCTCCTGTGCTCCTGTTAACTGAGGTGCTGGGCAACATTTAGCCCCATTCTACCGGACCTTGAGAAGGGATGCACAACCCATGGTGCTGGGAGCAAATCCAATCTTTGTGAATTTACCCGAGGGTGTCCTAGCAGTGTTCAGTGGGGTTTGGGCGGGTGTGGCTGTGGCACATGTTCACAGGAAAGATCTGAAGGCGAGGCAGCAGCTGAGAGAAGCGTTTGGTTCACATCAGACCTTTATGTTAAAGCTAGGAAATACACATCTGGGCATTATGGTGGAGGATGAGTGTGATAGGCAGagacacctgtcaatcaaagcaCCCCACAAGTCGCCCTGTGGAGGGTTGCGCTGTGTTTAGATCAAGATGCAGCTTGCTTCAACGCTCTTACATGATGCAGGTTTGGAAGTGctccaaaacattttaatggagGAAAAGCTTTTGACACGTTTGTGACGGTACATTAACACATAGTAACAATAACAGAGGAAGTGCTAGCTCCTCTGCTGCACCGGCTAATGGAGCTAGCATCACACGAGGCACACTGCACTGTagaggtgtgggtgtgtgtgtgtgtgtgtgtgtgtgtgtgtgtttctctctgtgtgtttctctgtgtgtgtgtgtgtgtttctctctgtgtgtgtttgtttctctctgtgtgtgtgtgtttctgtctgcatgtgtttctgtgtgtctgcgtgtgtgtgtctttgtgtgttgcGTTCTGCTATGGGCACGAGTAAATGCGGTTCATTGGCTTTTGGCGCTCTAGCTTCTGGGCCCTCCCCCTACGGACCAGAGACAGAGTGCagcagaaccccccccccactcgGATCAAATCCCCTACTTCACCGTTAACCATCAAGACACTAACCCTGAGTGGAAATGAAtctgctgaaatgttaaattcatTAACGATCACACACAGTNNNNNNNNNNNNNNNNNNNNNNNNNNNNNNNNNNNNNNNNNNNNNNNNNNNNNNNNNNNNNNNNNNNNNNNNNNNNNNNNNNNNNNNNNNNNNNNNNNNNgactactagccagtcagaagcagagtatgagggccctgacaggacctaggtaaggactactagccagtcaggagcagacgatgagggtgtgccatgctagcagctaggcgagcgtTACAACGTGTCTCTGAagtaacatgcacaaaaaagatacaaGGTATAATGtaataaaggaaagggggaaaagcgtaatatgagcactttaacgtTTTCCTCTTTGAGTTCAATGGCAGATTGTGGAGATGGAGTTCTTTAGTTCTGTGGTGTAGAATAACTGGAGCCCTCCTGGACTTGAAAGCAGCCTCCATAGTGGATGTGAACATGGTGCCAGTTAGCAGCCACGCAGTAGGTGATGGCCTGTACTGTGCAGTTTTAAACACTGTGAATAGTGAGAATTACTAAAACAAAACTTGGTATAATACCAAGGAATCATGCAATTTCTGAAGTTGAGTTGTATTTTTAGATATATTTacgaataaaaaataaatgaattagcAGCAAGAGTTATTGTCCTTAGAACAAGGTACAGTAGCTGCATCTGGTCCATAAATGCTTGAAGAAGACATTAGTTGTGTATTTGTGCTGCACTAGGTTTCTACATGTGTGAGTGATCTTGTCcttcctgtttttctctttcgCATCAGAACCTTTGCACTGCTCTTTGGGTCAGACGTTTTAGAATCACGTATCGATGCAACTGAGCCGTGTTGCCTCATCTCCTTGGATCCACAtttcttgattttgtttttaaatcccaaATGTCCTACCAGCACGCTGATGATGAATTAAAACGTACAGTACAGTTTAAGAACTCAAACGTGTAGCTGGGACATATTGTATGCTAATAtccaaactataaaaaaaaattaaaaaaaagggtttgatCCCATTTGTCAAATGACTTAACACATGTGGGAGACATGAGGGGACATGTGTCCATCAGTCCTCAGTAAAGGTTGAATAATCATTATCATAATCGTCATTAAttattgttttccatttcaaCTTCTTCCCTTGTGATATCAGCTTTTCCTTAGAATTTGTAAGACAAAGTAGTgaaactttatatatatatatatatatatatatatatatatatatatatatatatatatataaaaaattgcGATTGACTGAGTTCCACCTGTGTGGCTGACGGACAGATCCAGTGAAACGATGCTGGCTGCATGTGACTGTTTTCTACGCTCTGATCTCATTTTAACGTGACGCTGATGATAGTGACCGGCTCGATGAATGGACTACTACCACgctgtgtaaaaaagaaatgagtcaTCAGTCATTCAAGTTAAAATAACTATGGAGAAGAGACCTCACTAAAATGTCTAGAAAATTCTGTAatcttgtattttttatactttcaaCATATGTGTCTGACTGTGTCTATTTATAAAGCATATCTAATAAATGGAATGGAACTCTGGgcgctgtctgtctgtctgtctgtctcactgtcttaCCAAGCCTCTGAGACAGCCAAGTCCTTGATATGTCTCATGTTCTGGTGTTATTAGGCATTCTCATTAGGCATTAGTCAGCTTAAGGATATCAAATCTGGATCAAACTTCATTTTAGATAAGGAAATATATCATTGTTTATAGTAAGTTCTACAAACCAAGAAATATATAATCAACTCTCTCAAAAGGGGAATcaatcttcctttttttatacaATGAGCAAATCAGTTGTTATAAAATCTGTCATGGAATGAAGTTTAAATCTGATTTCTGATACATGTTAGCAGCTGTTGATGTCATCTCCAGTAGACAGAATGCGTGATGTAGTTCCTGAGCTGTAAATGAACTACTGGACGTGTAAACACGGcaaggaggagcaggagaaaTCACCTGGGACCATCTTTGATAACACCTTGATGGTCTAGCAAAAACCTCAAGACATAATTAAGAAAGCACCGCAACGACAATGCAAGGAAaggtggaagaagaaaaaacggaTTGATAAAAATGGAGGGGATGAATAtgcatgtgaaataaaaaaatagagccataaatgtaattaaaatgcaaagagATTTGATGGCTGCCCTATAGGTAAGGTGGTCACCACGGCaaccatccacagatacagttaagcCTAAGGGTTTACCGTGACACacgtatgtttaacattaaaagatggGTTTTAAAGCCATACCAATAGTTATGATTTGAATAGCTTGTTACTCCATGCTAAAGAGGTATGGGTGAAGGCCTCAGGCCGCATACTTGGTAACCAATCAGGTATAtcagagagaaactaaccaatcagtctgtcagtagagagaaactaaccaatcaggtctgtcagtagagagagagactaaccaatcaggtctgtcagtagagNNNNNNNNNNNNNNNNNNNNNNNNNNNNNNNNNNNNNNNNNNNNNNNNNNNNNNNNNNNNNNNNNNNNNNNNNNNNNNNNNNNNNNNNNNNNNNNNNNNNcctaggtactgtcagggccctcatactctgcttctgactggctagtagtcctcacctaggtactgtcagggccctcatcctctgcttctgactggctagtagtccttacctagctactgagcatttGCAACTCCCAacggaacagaagtgagatgtctccctcggtagctaaaacagagagctcaacacacagggtgaaaacaggagctgcatcaatgtgcagtacaacaaatatatggtgttttctgaaaaatcAAACCACACGaacctattctggtaaaacctcaaaatacaattatggatctgaaaatgagcagaatatgagcacttaaaCTTTCAGTTACACAATAAAAATTCTgcgccttttcttttttttgcacaaatgtCTCTTCTTCAGCTTTCATTAATTTCTAATGATTGCCACCAAACTTTCAATATTGTATCTCAATGTCAGAAACAACTTTCTTTACAGATGTGtataataaataacagaaacaactCCTTCTACAGGAATGTGGTACATAAGTCGTGAAGTAACTTTGCATAGAAAGTATTTCTGTAGCTAAGAAAATaacgttttgtttttaataatattttcagCATGATATTCCATTAAAGTCGCATATGAAAAATAGTCATATGGTCACTTACAGAAATGGACTCTCATTTGAAGAggctgcattttaaaaacatggtaATAATTGCTAATCATTTGCAAAAATCAAAATACCATAATGTCATCTAAGGAAATCCCTACCAAAGGGAATGTGTTGTAACAGTAAATGACCAGGATGCAGATACATAACTTGTTTTGGATAAAAATTATGTACttgttaaaattattaaaataaataatgtactgtactCATTCTGAACCTGACAGGAAATATTCTGAAAAAGAATAATACTGACCAAGCAGACATGAATATATATCATTTTGATAACAAAATACTTCTACAAATGTTAGTAATTGGATTGATATAGAAATATGTTtaacaatatatatgtatttctatacatatatatttacaacCAAAGGTGCACTTAAATAATGTCGTCAAGGAGATGCGGGGTGCCCACCCAGTCCAACGTCCTGGGCTCAGAGGCAGCCATAATCATGCACATAAACTGTTTACCGGTCCTCTTGTCAATAGGATAAATAGTTGTGGGTGTGAACCTTCTGTTACTTTCCACAAACTCACAGAGCAGCTGATACACCCGGGGGTACTCATGGCGGAGGAAAACCCCTCGAATCCTCAACTCCCGTTGGATATTTATAAAACAGATTTCCCGAGCCTTCCTGCCTTCCTCGCCCTCTTTGTCAATATCTGCTGTTCCAGGGGGCGGAGTGAGAATAAGCGTTTCCATGTCACTTTCTTTCTTGTGAACCTTTCTCTCAGGGCTGAAGGAAGCCAGTGCTACCTTTGCATATTTTCTGACAGTTGGAGCTTGGTTCCTTGGCGATGGCCCATCAGGCAATTGGTCCCCAACAGCGATAGATACATTCAGGATAAAACATTCGTTAGGGTCATACTCTTTACCAGCTTCCTGCAGCTCCTTACAGTACTCCCCTAGGTTGTCCTTGAAGCTTTCAAGCTCTCTGAGGGACAGGTATGTAGGAGACATATGTAGACTATCCAGGCCATACTGCAGGAAATTACTGGATGACGCAGGATTCGGAAAACCGAGGAACAGGACTCCTCTACCTCGAGAAAGGTAGCCAACTTTGGCAATACGGGAAAAGGCTTTGTGAACGTCAACAGTCTCCCGGCAGTGTTTGATGATGTGACGGCATATGCTGCCAATTCTCCCATACAGGCAGCTTTCTTTATGAATGTCCCAGTCCTCCCTGCGACAGTTACGAGAGCAGTAGTATGTGTAGCAGCTGTGGCAGGATTTAAAATATAGGCAAGCATTAAAAAGGGTCTCTGTCCTCCGGCATTTGTTGTTAGAGCACATCATTGTATCATCCTCATCTGGGCTCTGATCTGGGGAGCACTCATCGGTACTCTTCATTGCATCACTGGCCCCGTCCATGTCTCGAAAAGCATCAGGATTCATTCTTATTGACACTGGTTGTTTGTCAAGAGGAGCTGGTTCCTCCTGACATGCCCTTGAGCTCTTCCTGGACAGAGACACCGCTTCTTCCTCATCAATTAACTTCTTTAGTTGATCAAGAATGTCCTCACTCGCCCTTCTACTGGGTGGCTTGTAATCTGTCACAAGATCTGCCAGAAGTTCATCAAGTTGTTCAAGGCTTTGTTGTAGGGAGGCATTGTCGTGTGTCTTCTCTTTGGTTGAGCTTTCAAAGTCTCGCTGAGACAGTTCTGGACCCTGCTGGGTGCCTCTGGAGTCAAGGATGTCCCAACTGGATGACCGTCCTTCCGCCTTCATAAGCTTTCCTGGTCGAATGTCATTATCAGTTATTGTTATCTCAGGCGCGACAAACCAGAGTTTACTAGCAGTGCTCTTTGATGTCTCTGTTGGGCTTTTGTCAATTAGGGAGTTATCAGACAAAGATAAGGCTGCATAGCGTCTTGGAGAACTGGAAAGATTTACTACCACTGGTTGTGGTTTGTCACCTGTGGCCGCTGCAGGCTTCCTCGAGTCAAGAAGATCGTCATAGCTCTGACCCCGCTGTACAGGAAGAGGCTGTTCCTTCTCTACACGAGAGTTGAGAATATTGTCCCAGGACCTTGAGTACGATTTTGAATCTGTGGCAATTCTTTGCGGTTCTACACATGGGTTGGCATACCATGGTGTTAACACAGGCTCTTGACGAACTCTGGTTGGAGTGACTTGAGATACATATGATGCAGGATTGGTGGAATAACCCGATGCATCTGAGCCATACCAGTCATCTGTTTGTGCCTGAATCACTCTAGCGTGTCTCCGGCCCTCCGTGTAATACGCCCTTGCTGGGACATGATGCTCTGGTGGCATTGCATACATGTCACTGGAATAATAAAACCTTGGCGGAGCAGTCTGGATTTGATAAGACCTTGGATCGTCGCCATAGAAAATCCTTGATGGAGGTGTCTGTATGATGTATGGACCTGGTTCGTTTGC is a window from the Etheostoma cragini isolate CJK2018 chromosome 16, CSU_Ecrag_1.0, whole genome shotgun sequence genome containing:
- the ajm1 gene encoding apical junction component 1 homolog, which gives rise to MTRTDPPNILVSTVHQDIKVVPISSHYKSLQPSKQCDSTNHSTLQDRKSKVKKRHCRTFDYKSLEYPKSLKYSMESPYKKADRHAANPDVAWNALGRQQRYRFSAPDIFSHRLTPQPMAADMTSDVVVPEQKRRTRSKSAPRVQTSLTPVSFDGSSSSGRKGRDSQRAPRDSRWRPEVSQRRESSHAATRAHVHDVHPIKLQPQIGDSSRYSPHYAADHSEDGGLDKPAISPHVRCRVDIKPDDGALHHTGRKQATPHVDIPWQRHHSGGSRSLTVPRYFSYSRTPTPTDSLGTEARQAYQYSRSMPNSCLQPMEIPLQRMPSSGDYYGRERRAHSSPNVPTKFFYADDPGRYVTTAPPQPSSCFHDEGYTPGQTYSPKVQYVQDPRTRMVHAVATRPYYPEMEAYPYSVQTGYPKPYAANEPGPYIIQTPPSRIFYGDDPRSYQIQTAPPRFYYSSDMYAMPPEHHVPARAYYTEGRRHARVIQAQTDDWYGSDASGYSTNPASYVSQVTPTRVRQEPVLTPWYANPCVEPQRIATDSKSYSRSWDNILNSRVEKEQPLPVQRGQSYDDLLDSRKPAAATGDKPQPVVVNLSSSPRRYAALSLSDNSLIDKSPTETSKSTASKLWFVAPEITITDNDIRPGKLMKAEGRSSSWDILDSRGTQQGPELSQRDFESSTKEKTHDNASLQQSLEQLDELLADLVTDYKPPSRRASEDILDQLKKLIDEEEAVSLSRKSSRACQEEPAPLDKQPVSIRMNPDAFRDMDGASDAMKSTDECSPDQSPDEDDTMMCSNNKCRRTETLFNACLYFKSCHSCYTYYCSRNCRREDWDIHKESCLYGRIGSICRHIIKHCRETVDVHKAFSRIAKVGYLSRGRGVLFLGFPNPASSSNFLQYGLDSLHMSPTYLSLRELESFKDNLGEYCKELQEAGKEYDPNECFILNVSIAVGDQLPDGPSPRNQAPTVRKYAKVALASFSPERKVHKKESDMETLILTPPPGTADIDKEGEEGRKAREICFINIQRELRIRGVFLRHEYPRVYQLLCEFVESNRRFTPTTIYPIDKRTGKQFMCMIMAASEPRTLDWVGTPHLLDDII